A stretch of Argiope bruennichi chromosome 10, qqArgBrue1.1, whole genome shotgun sequence DNA encodes these proteins:
- the LOC129987479 gene encoding alpha-crystallin A chain-like, with product MSRKDLSREIVPRILEGNWWDIFDYPERIMDQLFGVNLFEDELLPVGGQNGRCRRQINIADSGKSEVKNDKDKFQIDLNVSQFKPEELEVKIADKYVVIHGKHEEKSDEHGFVAREFTRRYMLPDTCDAETVNCSLSPNGMLTILVPKKANKPPLRERKIPLSIKEKKVMGNAK from the coding sequence ATGTCGAGAAAAGATCTTTCTCGTGAAATTGTGCCACGAATTTTGGAAGGCAACTGGTGGGATATATTTGACTATCCTGAACGTATCATGGACCAATTATTCGGAGTTAACTTATTCGAAGATGAACTGCTCCCAGTAGGGGGTCAAAACGGAAGATGCCGAAGGCAAATCAATATTGCTGATTCAGGAAAATCTGAAGTTAAAAACGATAAAGACAAGTTTCAAATAGATTTGAATGTCAGCCAGTTCAAACCAGAAGAGTTAGAGGTGAAGATTGCTGATAAATATGTTGTGATCCACGGCAAGCATGAAGAAAAAAGCGATGAACATGGATTTGTGGCCAGAGAGTTCACCCGTCGGTATATGTTGCCAGACACTTGCGATGCTGAGACTGTCAATTGTTCGCTCAGTCCAAATGGAATGCTCACAATATTAGTTCCAAAGAAAGCGAACAAACCGCCATTAAGGGAACGCAAGATTCCTCTcagtattaaagaaaagaaagtgatGGGAAATGCGaagtaa